Proteins from a genomic interval of uncultured Methanocorpusculum sp.:
- a CDS encoding 2-isopropylmalate synthase, with translation MIVLFGYKNIRFLDTTLRDGEQTPGVSLTPLQKLKIAEELSAIGVNVIEAGSAVASKGEREAIKLISDAGLNAEICTYARAKTEDIDLAVKCGVDSVHLVVPVSDLHITKKLGKTREEVYAMAMETVAYAKERGLIVELSGEDSSRADQQYLARLFRDGVAHGADRLCFCDTVGLLTPEKTAEMIPPLCFAPLSIHCHNDLGLALSNTISALRSGATCAHTTINGMGERAGNVPFEEVVMVLEKLYGYDTGIDTTKIYALSTLISQMTKIPLAANKPIVGGMAFTHESGIHAHGLLRDPTTYEPMSPETVGRKRRIVLGKHSGTALVQSAFKTLGYEPGEKHLAEIVARVKKVGDMGMKVTDADVMAIADSVMLLECKPVINLKQFTVVSGSNAIPTASATMVVNGTKVTGAATGTGPVDATIKVLQQSIAQFGDITLEEFHVDAINGGTDALVDVTVKMRKDGRVLTSRGARTDIVEASVEAVIAGMNRLLRDENENRRSNTD, from the coding sequence GTGATTGTTTTATTTGGCTATAAAAACATCCGTTTCCTGGACACGACCCTTCGTGACGGGGAACAGACGCCGGGCGTCTCTCTGACACCCTTACAGAAACTGAAAATCGCAGAAGAACTTTCCGCAATCGGCGTGAATGTGATCGAGGCTGGATCCGCGGTCGCATCCAAAGGCGAAAGAGAGGCTATAAAGCTGATATCCGATGCGGGACTCAACGCGGAAATCTGCACATATGCGCGGGCCAAGACCGAAGATATCGATCTGGCTGTGAAATGCGGTGTGGATTCGGTGCATCTCGTCGTTCCGGTTTCTGACCTTCATATAACCAAAAAACTCGGGAAAACCCGCGAAGAAGTCTATGCAATGGCAATGGAAACCGTTGCATATGCCAAAGAAAGAGGACTTATCGTCGAACTTTCGGGCGAAGATTCTTCAAGGGCAGATCAGCAGTATCTGGCCCGGCTTTTTAGAGATGGAGTAGCACACGGAGCTGACAGGCTTTGTTTCTGTGATACCGTCGGGCTTTTAACGCCTGAAAAAACAGCAGAAATGATCCCGCCGTTATGCTTCGCACCATTGAGCATCCACTGTCACAATGACCTCGGACTGGCTCTTTCGAATACCATATCGGCATTAAGATCGGGAGCTACATGCGCCCACACGACCATCAACGGAATGGGAGAACGTGCAGGAAACGTGCCCTTCGAAGAGGTTGTGATGGTGCTTGAAAAGCTCTACGGCTATGACACCGGGATCGACACGACCAAAATCTATGCGTTGTCGACCCTCATATCACAGATGACAAAGATACCACTCGCAGCCAACAAGCCGATCGTCGGCGGCATGGCATTTACCCACGAAAGCGGTATCCATGCACACGGACTCCTGCGGGACCCGACGACCTACGAACCAATGTCGCCGGAAACGGTTGGAAGAAAACGAAGAATTGTTCTTGGAAAACATTCTGGAACCGCGTTGGTCCAGTCGGCCTTTAAGACGCTTGGTTACGAACCGGGAGAAAAACATCTTGCCGAAATCGTTGCGAGGGTCAAAAAAGTCGGTGACATGGGTATGAAAGTGACCGATGCCGATGTTATGGCGATCGCAGATTCGGTGATGCTTCTGGAATGCAAGCCGGTGATCAACCTGAAACAGTTTACGGTTGTGAGCGGGAGTAACGCCATTCCAACGGCTTCGGCCACGATGGTCGTAAACGGGACGAAAGTTACCGGCGCAGCCACCGGAACAGGTCCGGTCGATGCGACCATCAAGGTCCTCCAGCAGTCAATCGCCCAATTCGGCGACATCACACTTGAGGAGTTTCATGTGGATGCGATCAACGGCGGAACGGATGCTTTGGTTGATGTAACGGTGAAAATGAGAAAGGATGGGAGGGTGCTTACCTCCAGGGGCGCCAGAACAGATATCGTAGAGGCAAGTGTCGAGGCGGTAATAGCAGGCATGAATAGATTACTGAGAGATGAGAATGAAAACAGGCGCAGCAATACTGATTGA
- a CDS encoding 2-isopropylmalate synthase yields MTILDTTLRDGEQTPGVSFTLEQKIEIAHQLSDIGVDVIEAGFPASSDVEFETIKRICAEEGIRPKICGLARSVKADVDRCIEAGVDMVHVFIPTSEIQRTYTIKKSHAEVLAITREIITYARSKCDYVMFSPMDATRTEPSELVEICKAADEAGTTIINIPDTVGVSTPSMIKPLIAMIRENVKSKIDVHCHNDFGLATANTIAAVEGGADQIQVTVNGIGERAGNADLAQTVMILKSIYGIETNIHTEKLVETSRMVSRFSQIAVLPIQPVVGENAFSHESGIHSHGVMANPGTFEPGIMTPEMVGHRRRLKLGKHVGKHAVRQMLEDINVKPSDAELDMIVAKVKEISGRGRKVTEFDLFEIAKIITGSHNDKKMIELDDISVFTGSHVIPTASVQAVVHGEHKICSKTGDGPVDAAMKALLAIAPGKVQLKSFQIEAISGGSDALGCVTIEVEDEKGRIFDAASSNSDIVIASAEAMVNALNVVYRSGGFDR; encoded by the coding sequence GTGACTATTTTAGACACCACACTTCGTGATGGTGAACAGACTCCCGGCGTGTCATTCACACTGGAGCAGAAAATTGAAATTGCGCATCAGTTGTCCGATATCGGCGTTGATGTGATTGAAGCAGGCTTTCCGGCATCTTCGGATGTCGAATTTGAAACGATCAAGAGGATTTGCGCTGAAGAGGGGATCCGCCCCAAAATCTGCGGACTCGCACGCTCAGTCAAAGCGGATGTAGATCGTTGTATCGAGGCCGGCGTTGATATGGTCCATGTGTTTATTCCCACATCTGAGATTCAGAGAACCTATACCATCAAAAAAAGTCATGCAGAAGTCCTGGCGATTACCCGGGAGATCATTACCTATGCACGTTCGAAGTGCGATTACGTGATGTTCTCACCGATGGATGCAACCAGAACGGAACCGTCGGAACTGGTTGAAATCTGCAAAGCAGCAGATGAGGCCGGCACGACGATAATCAACATTCCCGACACGGTCGGTGTAAGCACCCCTTCGATGATAAAACCCCTCATCGCAATGATTCGCGAAAACGTCAAAAGCAAAATCGATGTGCACTGTCACAACGATTTCGGTCTGGCGACCGCAAACACCATTGCAGCAGTTGAAGGAGGAGCTGACCAGATTCAGGTTACCGTAAACGGTATCGGTGAACGGGCAGGAAACGCGGATTTAGCCCAGACGGTCATGATCCTGAAATCGATCTATGGAATCGAAACCAATATTCATACCGAAAAACTGGTGGAGACTTCCAGAATGGTTTCCAGATTTTCACAGATCGCCGTTCTGCCAATCCAGCCAGTCGTAGGCGAAAATGCATTTTCGCATGAAAGCGGGATTCACTCCCACGGCGTAATGGCTAACCCCGGAACATTCGAGCCGGGAATCATGACGCCCGAAATGGTGGGTCACCGACGGCGCTTAAAGCTTGGAAAACATGTTGGAAAACATGCGGTCCGGCAGATGCTGGAGGACATAAACGTAAAACCGTCTGACGCCGAGCTGGACATGATCGTTGCAAAGGTCAAGGAGATCTCCGGACGCGGGCGAAAAGTAACCGAGTTCGATCTCTTTGAGATCGCAAAAATCATCACCGGCAGCCATAACGACAAAAAAATGATCGAGCTGGATGATATTTCGGTATTTACCGGAAGCCACGTGATTCCGACTGCAAGCGTACAGGCCGTAGTCCACGGTGAACACAAGATCTGTTCCAAAACAGGAGACGGACCGGTGGATGCAGCAATGAAGGCGCTTTTAGCAATCGCGCCTGGAAAAGTTCAGCTGAAGAGCTTTCAGATCGAGGCGATTTCCGGTGGAAGCGATGCGCTCGGATGTGTCACCATCGAAGTCGAGGATGAAAAAGGCAGGATCTTTGATGCAGCATCATCAAACAGTGACATCGTGATTGCATCGGCTGAAGCGATGGTGAATGCCCTGAATGTCGTTTACCGCTCGGGTGGTTTCGACAGATAA
- the ilvB gene encoding biosynthetic-type acetolactate synthase large subunit, with product MKTGAAILIESLKEEGVDIIFGYPGGSVLPIYDELYDAELTHILVRHEQAAVHAADGYARASGRVGVCLSTSGPGACNLISGIATANMDSVPIVALTGQVPTGMLGNDAFQESDITGITLPITKHNYLVKDARDIKMTVKAAFYIAGTGRNGPVLIDLPKDVLTAKVAAEEVLSGEPELRGYKPTLKGHSKQIKKALDLIYNAKKPVLYVGGGVIAAGASEELVKLAELFCLPVTTTMMGLGAIPADHPLNLGMLGMHGTEYANYAVSESDLLIAIGARFDDRVTGKLSHFATHAKVIHIDIDPAEIGKNVNPDVPIVGDAKSVLADMICLAEKNGCISEPWLEQVKLWRTNHPLRVVEDGKVHPQNVIRKLSELLDGGGIIVSEVGQNQMWAAQHYGFKKPRQWISSGGLGTMGYGFPAAIGAWFAKPDETVVLIAGDGSFQMNIQELATVAQYKIPVKIVILNNMYLGMVRQWQELFYDRRYSYTELPAVDFVGIAKAYGIQGMKVESIDQIDSALQTALDYNGPYLLDFQIERGENVYPMVPAGAAISDMIGKHCHNGGSGR from the coding sequence ATGAAAACAGGCGCAGCAATACTGATTGAAAGCTTAAAAGAAGAGGGTGTTGACATCATATTCGGATATCCGGGAGGGTCGGTCCTCCCGATATACGACGAGCTATACGATGCGGAGCTAACCCATATCCTTGTAAGACATGAACAGGCAGCCGTTCATGCAGCTGACGGATATGCCCGAGCCAGCGGACGCGTAGGTGTATGTCTGTCGACATCGGGTCCGGGAGCCTGCAATCTCATCTCTGGAATTGCCACGGCGAACATGGATTCGGTCCCGATCGTTGCACTTACCGGTCAGGTTCCAACCGGAATGCTCGGAAATGATGCATTTCAGGAATCCGATATCACCGGAATAACGCTGCCGATCACTAAACACAACTATCTGGTAAAAGATGCGCGTGACATAAAAATGACGGTGAAAGCCGCGTTTTATATAGCAGGAACCGGAAGAAACGGACCGGTTCTCATCGATTTACCCAAAGACGTGCTGACGGCAAAAGTAGCTGCTGAAGAAGTTCTCTCCGGAGAGCCTGAACTTAGAGGATATAAGCCGACGTTAAAAGGCCATTCCAAACAGATCAAAAAGGCACTTGACCTGATATACAATGCAAAAAAACCGGTCCTGTACGTCGGAGGCGGAGTAATCGCAGCAGGAGCGTCAGAAGAATTGGTGAAGCTTGCCGAACTCTTCTGCCTTCCTGTCACGACAACGATGATGGGTCTTGGCGCGATTCCGGCTGATCACCCGTTGAATCTGGGAATGCTCGGGATGCACGGGACTGAATATGCAAATTACGCAGTATCCGAATCCGATCTGCTTATCGCGATCGGAGCACGGTTTGATGATCGGGTAACCGGCAAGCTGAGTCATTTCGCAACGCATGCAAAAGTTATCCATATCGACATCGATCCAGCCGAAATCGGGAAAAATGTGAACCCGGATGTGCCGATCGTGGGTGATGCCAAAAGCGTCCTTGCCGACATGATCTGTCTGGCAGAAAAGAACGGATGCATCTCCGAACCCTGGCTCGAACAGGTGAAATTATGGCGGACGAACCATCCCCTGCGTGTCGTAGAAGACGGCAAAGTTCATCCGCAGAACGTCATCCGAAAGCTCTCCGAGCTTCTTGACGGCGGCGGAATAATCGTGAGTGAGGTCGGTCAGAACCAGATGTGGGCCGCACAACACTACGGATTTAAAAAACCCCGCCAGTGGATCAGTTCAGGCGGCCTTGGAACGATGGGATACGGATTTCCGGCTGCGATCGGAGCCTGGTTCGCCAAGCCCGATGAAACGGTCGTTCTTATCGCCGGCGATGGGAGTTTCCAGATGAACATTCAGGAACTTGCCACCGTTGCGCAGTATAAGATTCCGGTGAAGATCGTCATTCTGAACAACATGTATCTCGGGATGGTCAGACAGTGGCAGGAACTCTTCTACGACAGAAGATACTCCTACACGGAACTGCCAGCTGTGGACTTTGTCGGAATCGCAAAAGCCTACGGTATTCAGGGAATGAAAGTTGAATCCATTGATCAGATCGACTCTGCTCTCCAGACCGCGTTAGATTATAACGGCCCCTATCTTCTGGATTTCCAGATTGAGCGGGGAGAAAATGTCTATCCCATGGTTCCGGCAGGTGCTGCGATCAGCGATATGATTGGAAAACACTGTCACAATGGAGGGTCAGGGAGATGA
- a CDS encoding 2-amino-3,7-dideoxy-D-threo-hept-6-ulosonate synthase, producing MRGKEIRLERIMKRDTGTTVIVPMDHGVSIGPIPGLIDLERSVDLVAKGGANAVIGHMGLALHGHRKGGPDIGLILHLSASTDLGPDPNNKVLVNNVQNALKLGADGVSMHVNIGAENEANMLSDLGRVAVECIEWGMPLLAMMYPRGKDIKSENMHEAVKLAARVGSELGADIIKTVYTGDPDSFREVTEGCHVPVVIAGGSKMSDLATMQLIEGAMEGGVARVSIGRNAFQHKYPDKFVRAAAMIVHERRTAEEAIEILLTED from the coding sequence ATGAGAGGTAAAGAAATCAGACTCGAAAGAATCATGAAAAGAGATACAGGAACAACCGTCATCGTCCCGATGGATCACGGAGTTTCCATCGGACCGATTCCCGGGCTGATCGATCTGGAAAGATCGGTCGATCTGGTCGCAAAAGGAGGAGCCAACGCCGTAATCGGTCATATGGGCCTCGCCCTACACGGTCACCGGAAAGGCGGTCCGGACATCGGCTTGATCCTGCACCTATCCGCAAGTACGGATCTTGGACCGGATCCGAACAACAAAGTACTGGTCAACAACGTCCAGAATGCCCTGAAATTGGGAGCGGACGGCGTTTCCATGCATGTAAATATCGGCGCAGAAAATGAAGCAAACATGCTCAGCGATCTTGGACGTGTCGCCGTCGAGTGTATCGAATGGGGAATGCCGCTTCTTGCGATGATGTACCCCAGAGGAAAAGACATCAAATCCGAAAACATGCATGAAGCCGTCAAACTCGCGGCCCGCGTGGGTTCGGAACTTGGGGCCGACATCATCAAAACCGTGTACACCGGAGACCCCGATTCATTCAGGGAAGTAACCGAAGGATGTCATGTACCGGTAGTTATTGCCGGAGGTTCCAAAATGAGTGATCTGGCCACCATGCAGCTGATCGAGGGAGCGATGGAAGGGGGAGTTGCCAGGGTGTCTATTGGGAGAAATGCATTCCAGCACAAATATCCGGACAAATTCGTCAGGGCTGCAGCGATGATTGTCCATGAACGAAGAACTGCAGAAGAGGCAATCGAGATCCTGCTGACAGAGGATTGA
- a CDS encoding prephenate dehydrogenase/arogenate dehydrogenase family protein encodes MKSFAGDKDVNPGDIVGIIGGFGGMGRLFSAVFERAGYKVVCSGRKTPVSNADIASTCDIVIVSVPIHDTVRVIDEIAPLLNKEQLLCDLTSIKTAPVEAMLKSKAQVIGLHPMFGPSVSTIFGQTIAASPVRCDGKTRDMLYQIFTNEGAKICQMEPKEHDKIMSIVQGLVHFTTLSVAETIKNTGIPLEAILPVMSPVYRIELGLVGRILGQDPDLYADILQMNPETAGVIEKMSDSVNTLKAIVASKDSEKFAAFFTGNSNAFRAYIPQATDETDLMIDTLVKMK; translated from the coding sequence ATGAAATCATTCGCAGGAGATAAAGACGTGAATCCGGGAGATATCGTTGGCATAATCGGCGGTTTCGGCGGAATGGGACGTCTGTTCTCGGCCGTCTTCGAACGGGCAGGCTATAAAGTCGTATGTTCGGGGAGAAAAACACCGGTCTCCAACGCGGATATTGCCTCTACCTGCGATATCGTTATCGTCTCTGTTCCGATTCATGACACCGTCCGGGTGATCGATGAAATTGCTCCGCTCTTGAACAAAGAGCAGCTTCTGTGCGATCTGACCTCAATAAAAACTGCTCCGGTTGAGGCGATGCTGAAATCCAAAGCGCAGGTTATCGGCCTGCATCCGATGTTCGGTCCCTCGGTTTCCACGATCTTTGGTCAGACGATCGCGGCATCGCCGGTCAGATGCGATGGGAAAACCCGGGACATGCTTTATCAGATCTTTACGAACGAAGGAGCCAAGATTTGTCAGATGGAACCTAAAGAGCATGACAAAATCATGAGCATCGTCCAGGGGCTTGTACACTTCACGACTCTATCCGTCGCCGAGACGATAAAAAATACCGGCATCCCGCTTGAAGCAATTCTTCCGGTGATGAGTCCGGTGTACCGGATAGAACTCGGGCTGGTCGGGAGAATCCTCGGGCAGGATCCGGACCTGTATGCAGACATACTGCAGATGAACCCGGAAACAGCCGGCGTTATTGAAAAAATGTCGGATTCGGTCAATACCCTGAAAGCGATCGTTGCATCGAAGGATTCGGAGAAGTTCGCTGCGTTCTTCACGGGAAACAGCAATGCATTCAGAGCCTACATCCCCCAGGCAACGGATGAGACTGATCTTATGATAGATACCCTGGTGAAGATGAAATGA
- a CDS encoding DUF3795 domain-containing protein produces MPDTIPTDMFAPCGMNCMVCYRHCVSKKSCGGCFSNKNGTSEGCRSCRIQDCVREKGIEYCFSCNNFPCKQIKKMDKRYRDRYNQSLIENGLMAREQGLAAFLVAERSKWTCGKCEGIISLHDNECSECQTFFGKTMQVSEKHLRFHSSVSFCSPRRSMTHC; encoded by the coding sequence ATGCCGGATACAATACCAACAGATATGTTCGCTCCCTGCGGGATGAACTGTATGGTCTGTTACAGGCATTGTGTATCAAAAAAATCCTGCGGGGGGTGCTTTTCGAACAAAAACGGCACCTCCGAGGGATGCAGGTCCTGCAGGATTCAGGATTGCGTCAGGGAGAAAGGGATAGAATACTGTTTTTCCTGCAATAATTTTCCCTGTAAACAGATAAAAAAGATGGATAAAAGATATCGGGACAGATACAATCAAAGTCTGATTGAAAACGGCCTTATGGCGAGAGAACAGGGTCTTGCAGCATTTCTCGTTGCCGAGCGGAGTAAATGGACCTGCGGGAAGTGTGAAGGGATTATCTCGCTGCATGACAATGAATGCAGCGAGTGTCAGACTTTTTTTGGAAAAACCATGCAGGTATCTGAAAAACACCTGAGATTTCATTCTTCCGTTTCTTTCTGTTCTCCGAGACGCTCCATGACCCACTGCTGA
- a CDS encoding prephenate dehydratase domain-containing protein: MTLAALGPKGTFSCELAEKIRNENEEILMFPTIRDVFTAVLEKNIRGIVPVENSEAGGVGETLDGLLQTECRITAEYFMPIRHFFVSRYKPDEISVIYTHPQSHEQCSIYLNGMKKAALIHTSSNAQSAKEASFISGSAAVTTESAAKLYDLPILQKDIQNSLNNTTRFLEISAGEKNPDDPEKCSVVIIPRENRPGLLYGILGIFAQRGINLTRIESRPSKEGIGRYVFFIDFETDPGWQATITELKKITGVKELGCYRKKDYV, encoded by the coding sequence ATGACGTTAGCGGCACTTGGACCAAAAGGCACGTTCTCCTGCGAGCTTGCCGAAAAAATCAGGAATGAAAATGAAGAGATCCTGATGTTTCCAACAATCCGGGATGTTTTCACGGCAGTTCTCGAGAAAAATATCCGGGGCATAGTTCCGGTTGAAAACAGCGAAGCGGGCGGCGTTGGCGAAACGCTGGACGGCCTTTTACAGACGGAGTGCCGCATCACCGCTGAATATTTTATGCCGATTCGTCATTTCTTCGTTTCAAGATACAAGCCGGACGAGATCTCGGTCATCTACACTCACCCGCAGTCGCATGAACAATGCAGTATCTATCTAAACGGCATGAAAAAGGCGGCTCTCATCCACACAAGCAGCAATGCCCAGAGTGCCAAAGAGGCGTCGTTTATCAGCGGATCGGCGGCCGTAACGACGGAAAGCGCCGCAAAGTTGTATGATCTGCCCATACTGCAGAAGGATATTCAAAATTCACTCAACAATACCACCCGGTTTCTTGAGATATCAGCCGGTGAGAAAAATCCGGATGACCCCGAAAAATGCAGTGTCGTCATCATCCCAAGAGAAAACCGTCCGGGTCTGTTGTACGGGATCTTGGGGATCTTTGCACAAAGGGGAATCAATCTGACGCGTATCGAGTCCCGGCCGTCGAAGGAGGGGATTGGACGATATGTCTTTTTCATCGATTTTGAGACTGATCCCGGCTGGCAGGCGACGATCACGGAATTGAAGAAGATCACCGGCGTCAAAGAACTGGGCTGCTATAGAAAAAAGGATTACGTATAA
- a CDS encoding 4Fe-4S binding protein — protein sequence MLTAPACAAVCPKGRSACPYPGRCFLYTDADGNSLCDYTSGDSGTSVSETDQITVSGSSTDTSTTAQTDTGSDTVSSVISTSSSTGSETVSSGDSGLSPLVFSAAGLIIGGAVILLLAIVMKYLRKENPEVLQKIFVYAGISPILLGLLIILYDPELFGITGTLADMISSYSGIVYMFGGTLLAAVLWLKNAMSTEALISISILTTAAGFLLVIPIAPDGFYSTVSRITELSFAGLGFAGLIALIVITYFFGRVFCAHMCPAGALQELLYRIPVKKLQIKDRRIPKIIRAGFFAALVIGALCSVNIFEYVGISSFFALMFTAAAGVFLVILLASIFIYRPFCTFLCPYGFVFSKVSRFGKFGLKRTDQCINCRKCERICPTGEAGSEAKKAECYLCGKCIEKCPVESAIIYGKR from the coding sequence TTGCTTACCGCGCCTGCATGTGCCGCAGTATGCCCGAAAGGACGTTCTGCTTGCCCGTATCCCGGAAGATGTTTTCTCTATACGGATGCCGATGGAAACTCTCTGTGCGATTACACATCCGGGGATTCGGGCACTTCAGTAAGCGAGACAGATCAAATTACTGTTTCCGGAAGTTCTACGGATACATCAACGACTGCTCAGACAGATACCGGGAGTGATACGGTTTCATCCGTCATTTCAACCAGTTCGTCAACAGGTTCTGAAACCGTATCTTCCGGGGACTCCGGTTTAAGTCCGCTGGTATTTTCTGCTGCTGGACTTATAATCGGCGGTGCAGTAATTCTTCTCCTTGCGATTGTGATGAAATATCTCAGAAAAGAAAACCCGGAAGTCCTGCAAAAAATATTCGTCTATGCCGGCATTTCTCCGATTTTACTTGGGCTTCTCATTATTCTCTATGATCCGGAATTATTCGGAATTACGGGAACATTGGCCGACATGATCTCATCCTACTCAGGGATAGTGTATATGTTTGGAGGCACGCTTCTTGCTGCTGTTCTTTGGCTCAAAAATGCCATGTCAACAGAAGCGCTGATATCGATTTCCATCCTCACGACAGCTGCAGGCTTTTTGCTTGTCATCCCCATCGCACCGGATGGTTTCTACTCAACGGTATCCAGAATCACGGAGTTGTCATTTGCAGGTCTTGGGTTTGCGGGACTGATCGCTTTGATCGTGATCACATACTTCTTCGGGCGCGTATTCTGCGCACACATGTGTCCAGCGGGAGCGCTGCAGGAACTGTTATACCGGATTCCAGTGAAGAAACTGCAGATCAAAGATAGACGGATTCCAAAAATAATTCGGGCCGGGTTCTTTGCCGCCCTCGTAATCGGAGCGCTCTGTTCCGTCAATATATTCGAATATGTCGGCATATCGTCATTCTTTGCGCTCATGTTCACGGCAGCGGCGGGAGTGTTTCTTGTGATCCTGCTTGCTTCGATCTTCATTTACCGGCCGTTCTGTACGTTCTTGTGCCCATATGGATTTGTATTCTCCAAAGTTTCACGGTTTGGAAAGTTTGGATTGAAAAGAACGGATCAATGTATCAACTGCAGAAAATGCGAGAGGATTTGCCCGACCGGAGAAGCCGGAAGCGAGGCAAAAAAAGCTGAATGTTATCTCTGCGGAAAATGCATTGAGAAGTGCCCGGTTGAATCAGCCATCATTTACGGGAAAAGATAA
- the ilvC gene encoding ketol-acid reductoisomerase — protein MMEKYHETDADLKDLSGKTIAVIGYGSQGRGQSRNLKDSGLNVIIGIRAGKSRDLAKSDGFETYDVAEAAKKGDVIMILVPDENQAAVYKAEIMPYLTENKCLMFSHGFNIHFGQIVPPANVDVIMVAPKGPGHMVRRTYEEGKGVPALIAIEQDYTGNAKKFALAYAKGIGATRAVVLETTFREETETDLFGEQAVLCGGVTSLIKAGFDTLVDAGYAPEMAYLEVLHEMKLIVDLIYEGGFTNMREAISNTAQYGDVTRGPRVIGNESYEAMREILYEIQSGEFAKEWILENMVNRPTFTALTRADEEHLIEEVGSELRAMMPQFKKN, from the coding sequence ATGATGGAAAAATATCATGAAACGGATGCGGACCTGAAAGATCTCTCAGGAAAAACGATCGCAGTTATCGGTTACGGATCACAGGGAAGAGGCCAGTCACGGAATCTGAAAGACAGCGGCCTCAATGTGATCATCGGAATCAGGGCCGGAAAGAGCAGAGACCTTGCAAAGAGCGACGGATTTGAGACGTACGATGTCGCCGAAGCGGCCAAGAAGGGAGACGTTATCATGATTCTCGTCCCCGACGAAAACCAGGCAGCAGTGTACAAAGCCGAGATCATGCCGTATCTGACTGAGAACAAGTGTCTTATGTTCTCCCACGGATTCAACATCCACTTCGGGCAGATCGTTCCTCCGGCAAACGTCGATGTGATCATGGTCGCACCGAAAGGTCCGGGCCACATGGTCAGAAGAACCTACGAAGAAGGAAAAGGAGTTCCAGCTCTGATTGCAATTGAGCAGGACTACACCGGAAACGCAAAGAAGTTTGCTCTTGCCTATGCAAAAGGTATCGGCGCAACCAGAGCAGTGGTTCTTGAAACGACCTTCAGAGAAGAGACGGAAACCGATCTGTTCGGCGAACAGGCAGTTCTTTGCGGAGGAGTTACTTCCCTGATCAAGGCAGGATTCGACACCCTCGTCGATGCTGGATATGCGCCTGAGATGGCATATCTGGAAGTTCTTCACGAGATGAAGCTCATCGTCGACCTGATTTACGAGGGCGGATTTACCAATATGCGTGAAGCCATTTCCAACACTGCTCAGTACGGCGATGTCACCCGCGGCCCCCGCGTAATCGGAAACGAGTCCTACGAAGCGATGCGCGAGATTCTCTACGAGATCCAGTCCGGCGAATTTGCCAAGGAATGGATCCTCGAGAACATGGTCAACAGACCGACGTTCACTGCGCTCACCCGCGCTGACGAGGAACATCTGATCGAAGAAGTCGGTTCAGAACTCCGTGCAATGATGCCTCAGTTCAAAAAGAACTAA
- the ilvN gene encoding acetolactate synthase small subunit — translation MKQYIMSILVENKAGVLARVSGLFSRRGFNIESLAVGTCETPGMSRITIVVIGDDMHIEQVKKQLNKLIDVIKITDITEKEHVERELALIKVHAEPGLQRSEVMQIAGIFRAKIIDVGLQTLVLEITGDSDKILALESLLRPYGILELVRTGRVALQRGSLGSALRQ, via the coding sequence ATGAAACAGTATATCATGAGCATCCTTGTTGAAAACAAGGCTGGTGTCCTCGCACGGGTTTCCGGCCTCTTCTCCCGAAGAGGGTTCAACATCGAAAGCCTTGCCGTCGGGACCTGCGAAACACCTGGTATGAGCCGGATCACGATTGTTGTGATCGGTGACGATATGCACATCGAACAGGTAAAAAAACAGCTCAATAAACTGATAGATGTTATAAAAATCACGGATATCACGGAAAAAGAGCATGTTGAACGCGAACTTGCCCTGATCAAAGTTCATGCCGAGCCGGGACTTCAGCGTTCCGAAGTCATGCAGATCGCCGGGATTTTCCGGGCGAAGATCATCGATGTCGGATTACAAACTCTCGTGCTTGAAATCACGGGCGACTCGGATAAGATTCTTGCTCTGGAATCTCTTCTGCGCCCCTACGGCATTCTCGAACTTGTAAGGACCGGCAGAGTTGCTCTGCAGAGAGGATCCCTTGGATCCGCTCTTCGTCAGTAA